GCGAAAGGTGGATTTATTTCTGTAAACACAGGAAACGCACAAGACGCCAACAACATTCCTATTCCAAAACCGGATGCGGATGCTTCATTTGAAGCGGCTGCTTGTATTGGTTGCGGTGCTTGTGTGGCTACCTGCAAAAATTCATCTGCGATGTTATTCGTTTCTGCAAAAGTTTCTCAATTGGCTTTATTACCTCAAGGGAAAGTGGAAGCAACTACACGTGTTAAAAACATGGTCGCGCAAATGGATGAAGAAGGATTTGGAAATTGTACCAACACCGGTGCTTGCGAAGTAGAATGCCCAAAAGGAATTTCTTTAGAAAACATTGCTCGCATGAACCGTGAATTTTTTGTTGCGAATATGAAATCATAAATTAATTACCTGTTCTATAAAAAAACCAATTCTTTTAATTAAGAATTGGTTTTTTAATTTATACTACATTTACAGCATGAAACTAATCATCAGATTAATTATTTTCATTTTTGCTTTTCTAATTTACGGTTGTTTTAACCCGTTAAAGAAAAAGCCTCAGCTACCTCAATCAGTTGATTATACAGTTGTTTCCAGAACACCCGACTTCAACAAAAAAAACACTTCGCTTACGATTGATACTATAAACAATCTCATGATTGTTAGACTTATTGTAAATCCTGCAAAAAAATTACCTTATCCGATTAATACAAAAGACAAGGACACATTGGATCAAACCGCTTTCAATTTTGATTTTTATCAAAACGGTAAAATCATTTTATCGGATTACAAAAAAAACAAAAATACACTTCGCTGGCAAACAGATAGCTCCGAAACAAGCAACTACCTTCGCTTTGTATCGGACACGCTTTATTTAACAACCTCGAATGAAATTACGTATGAAATCCCTTTTCATGTTTTTCACAACTTAAAACAAGGCAAACAAACCATTGAACTCCGCATTTGGCAAAATACGTTTAAGGGAAACGGACATGAAATCAAAACAGCTGACAACCGTTACAATTATTGCAACTATGCCACAAAATGCATTTTTGATGCGCGAGTAAAATTTGATGTGATAATTCCACCCATTTATAAAAGTTCTGTTTACGGATTTGGATTGCAATTAAAAAATGATTCCACGTTCTCTCCGGCAGGAATGGACAACACCATTTGGAACAGCAGTTATCCGGATATCTATTGGACACTTTATTATCCAACAGAGCAATTTTATGCGCAAACAAGTTATCAAAAATCAACGGATGTTTATACCGACTCTGACACGTTTGATTTATATCACTATTATTTAAACGACAGCATCGGCATTGGAGTATACGACCATGATGACCTATCTCGAGATGATGGATTGGGTTATTGGACTGGCCCAATCGACTTTTTAAACAGAGAACCCCGCAGACGAATTAGCTTTGGAAATGTGGCGTGGTTTGATATGAAAGTTGGAAAAGCAAAGATGGTGAACTAAAAAGCCACAGATTCTATTTTGTGAATCTGTGGCTCAAACTTTTATAATAAAATATTATTTCTTCTCTACAGGAAATCCTTTTTGCAACCACTCCGACAATCCTTTTTCAAGTGTGTATACTCTTTTGAAACCTGATTTTTCCATGTATGCTGCTGCTTCCGAACTTCTTCCACCACCTGCACAATAGATGTAATACGTTTTGTTTTTATCCAATTTATCAATTTGCTTTTCAGAATCTTTCGCCAAATAATCCAACTGAATAGCCCCTTTGATGAATCCTTTTTTCTCTAACTCTTCCGTTGTTCTTAAATCGATGATGGTTCCGTTTTTATCATTTTCGATAATTGCTTTGAATCGCTCCGAAGAAAGATTAGTAACAACAGGGTTTTGAGCTTTACTGATACTTGCGAATGACACAAGCGCTACAAATAATAGGATTAGTTTTTTCATGTTCGTTTTGTTTGTTAAAGATTTATATTACGGCAGGTACTACCAATTTTATGCCAGTTGCTTTTATTTTACCCATTCCACCCAACACATTCGTGATTTTTTTAAACCCTTTTTGTTTCATAATGGAAGCAGCCATCATTGAACGATACCCTCCTGCACAATGAATGGTGTAATGTTTATTTTTATCCAAGTTGTCCAATTCATTTTGTAATTGCGACAAACAAATGTGGTTTGCATTTTCAATCATACCGCCTTCAACCTCACCCAATTTTCTTACGTCCAATACATTCGAATCGGTATTCAACTCTGCAACAAATTTTTCAGCAGAAATGCTCTCAATCGTATCCATCTTTTTTCCTGCATTTTCCCAAGCAGCCATTCCGCCATTCAAATATCCTTTCACGTTTTCATAACCTACACGTGCCAAACGCAATACCGCTTCCGCTTCTTTTCCTTCATCCGTTACTAACACTAAATTAGCTTTTGTATCTACCAATGCTCCAACCCAAGGAGCGTATTGTCCGTTTAAACCAATATTAATTGCATTGGGAACATATCCTTTTTCAAAATCATCCGGTGAACGCACGTCCAACACCAATGCACCTTTTGAAATTTCTGTTTCTACTTCTTCTACTGAAAGTGCTTTTGTATTATTTTTTAAAACGTCATCAATACTGGAATACCCTTCTTTGTTCAATTTTGCATCCCAAGCAAAATATTGAGGAGCAGCAGACAAGCCTTCAGTAACAGCTTTGATGAATTCATGTTTGCTCATGTCTTGCATCGCATAATTCAATTGTTTTTGCGTACCGATGGTAGAAAATGTTTCTTTCCCGATATTTTTTCCGCAAGACGAACCGGCACCATGTCCGGGATACACAACCACATCATCCGCAAGTGTTTTTATTTTTGTATTGAGTGAATCGTATAACATCCCTGCAAGATCATCAATCGTTAAATCACTTTTAATTGCTAAATCCGGGCGACCTACATCCCCAACAAACAAAGTATCTCCGGTAAAGACGGAATGATTCTTTCCATTTTCATCTATCAATAAAAAGCAAGACGATTCCATGGTATGTCCGGGTGTGTGCAATACTTTTAACTTCACACTTCCTACAGTAAACACTTCTTCATCTTTTGCTACAATGGTATCGTAACCTGTTTTTGCTGTAGGTCCGAATACAATAGATGCATTTGTTTTACGCGCCAAATCCACATGTCCGGATACAAAATCCGCATGAAAATGCGTTTCAAACACATATTTGATTTTAGCATTTCGTTTGTTTGCTAATTCAATATATGGTTCTGTTTCGCGCAAAGGATCAATGATTGCTACTTCACCATCCGATTCGATGTAATATGCTGCTTCAGCTAAACATCCTGTATAAAGTTGTTCGATGTACATGTTTATATAATTTTACCCCGAAGGGACTCCTAATTACAAAGGTATTAAATAATCTGCGTATGTTTAACTTAAACAAATTAGCTAAAAAAAAGTTCCATGCTGATGATGTAAACACCCATAACCAGGATGAACCAGCCGAATCCGGGTTTTAGTTTTGCACTGCTGATGTACTTTGAAAGGTAACTTCCTAAGATGATTCCACCGATAGCAAATCCGGAGAAAATCAAAATAAATTTCCAATCAAATTGATGCGTTCCAAAATCACTCAAAAAACCAACAGCTGAATTAATTGCAATAATCGCCAAGGATGTTCCAACTGCTTTTTTCATTGGTAATTTCGCCAATACTACTAATGCCGGAATAATTAAAAAACCGCCTCCGGCACCAACCAATCCAACCAATGTTCCCACCAGAATTCCTTGCTGAAAAATTAGAAAATAACGGTATTGTTCATTGTTATGTTTATGCAAGTCGATGCGCACCGAGGATGGCTTTCGAATCATTGTATAGGATGCAATAATCATGAGCACCGCCAACAAAATCATCAAAGCCGCACTTTTTGTGATCTCCAAAGAACCGATTGAGAATAAATGATCCGGAATTTTATGAAGTAAATATTTTCTTGTAAAAAAAATGCTGATCACAGATGGTATTCCGAATACCAGCATGGTGCGCAAACAAATCAAATTGTTTTTTAAATAACGCAATCCGCCAATCAAAGCCGAAACACCTACAATAAATAAGGAATACGAAGTAGCATGCACCGGTTCAATACCGATAAGATATACTAAAACAGGAATGGTGAGAATTGAGCCACCTGCACCAATCACCCCTAATAATATGCCAATTAAAATTGCCGCGAAATACCCTAAATACTCCATTCAACTAAAGTGGGAAATTTTAACAAAATTACCTGCTATTTTGCCCGAATACTTATGAACTCTTTTCCACTATTAGGAATTGAAAGGGGTATTTTGGAGATTCCTCAAAATGGCTTCTAATGAAGACTTGGATGAAGACGCTAGAGACCCTTATTTCTATGGGTATTTAAGACTCCGATTTCATTGCATCGAAGTCAAGTGTAAATAAAAAGCCCCGACAGGTTAGTATCGGGGCGGGTATTTTTAAGTGATATATTTCTATTGGAAGGCGTTAATGCCGGTTACATCCATACCGGTAATCAACAAATGGATATCGTGTGTTCCTTCATATGTTACAACCGATTCCAAATTCATCATGTGACGCATAATTGGATATTCACCGGTAATACCCATTCCACCGTGAATCTGACGGGCTTCACGTGCAATTTGCAAAGCCATGTTCACATTGTTACGTTTGCTCATTGAGATTTGAGCTGGAGTAGCACGGTTTTCGTTTTTCAAAACCCCTAATCTCCAGGTTAATAACTGTGCTTTGGTAATTTCGGTAATCATCTCCGCCAA
This portion of the Bacteroidota bacterium genome encodes:
- a CDS encoding succinate dehydrogenase/fumarate reductase iron-sulfur subunit, which encodes MNLTLKIWRQKNDKEKGKLVTYPVKDISPDMSFLEMFDVLNEELINKGEEPIAFDHDCREGICGMCSMFINGRPHGPKRGVTTCQLHMRSFKNGDTIVVEPWRAAAFPVIKDLTVDRSAFDRIIAKGGFISVNTGNAQDANNIPIPKPDADASFEAAACIGCGACVATCKNSSAMLFVSAKVSQLALLPQGKVEATTRVKNMVAQMDEEGFGNCTNTGACEVECPKGISLENIARMNREFFVANMKS
- a CDS encoding rhodanese-like domain-containing protein, with protein sequence MKKLILLFVALVSFASISKAQNPVVTNLSSERFKAIIENDKNGTIIDLRTTEELEKKGFIKGAIQLDYLAKDSEKQIDKLDKNKTYYIYCAGGGRSSEAAAYMEKSGFKRVYTLEKGLSEWLQKGFPVEKK
- a CDS encoding MBL fold metallo-hydrolase, whose product is MYIEQLYTGCLAEAAYYIESDGEVAIIDPLRETEPYIELANKRNAKIKYVFETHFHADFVSGHVDLARKTNASIVFGPTAKTGYDTIVAKDEEVFTVGSVKLKVLHTPGHTMESSCFLLIDENGKNHSVFTGDTLFVGDVGRPDLAIKSDLTIDDLAGMLYDSLNTKIKTLADDVVVYPGHGAGSSCGKNIGKETFSTIGTQKQLNYAMQDMSKHEFIKAVTEGLSAAPQYFAWDAKLNKEGYSSIDDVLKNNTKALSVEEVETEISKGALVLDVRSPDDFEKGYVPNAINIGLNGQYAPWVGALVDTKANLVLVTDEGKEAEAVLRLARVGYENVKGYLNGGMAAWENAGKKMDTIESISAEKFVAELNTDSNVLDVRKLGEVEGGMIENANHICLSQLQNELDNLDKNKHYTIHCAGGYRSMMAASIMKQKGFKKITNVLGGMGKIKATGIKLVVPAVI
- a CDS encoding sulfite exporter TauE/SafE family protein, which encodes MEYLGYFAAILIGILLGVIGAGGSILTIPVLVYLIGIEPVHATSYSLFIVGVSALIGGLRYLKNNLICLRTMLVFGIPSVISIFFTRKYLLHKIPDHLFSIGSLEITKSAALMILLAVLMIIASYTMIRKPSSVRIDLHKHNNEQYRYFLIFQQGILVGTLVGLVGAGGGFLIIPALVVLAKLPMKKAVGTSLAIIAINSAVGFLSDFGTHQFDWKFILIFSGFAIGGIILGSYLSKYISSAKLKPGFGWFILVMGVYIISMELFFS